The Candidatus Obscuribacterales bacterium genome has a segment encoding these proteins:
- a CDS encoding WcaI family glycosyltransferase: MKINLWGINYAPELTGIGVYNTGLAEYLAGQGDQVTMVTGFPYYPQWRHLEKDKPFYRKEVINGVEVCRCALYVPEKPTPFLRILHEASFVFSSFFRQLTLPSADIYVVVSPPLLLGFAAWLICLIKGRQFVFHVQDLQPDAAAGLLMLKQGFFLRALYALEKFAYKKARVVSAISEQMCDLISLKGISKAKIVLFPNWVDCDYTGFESGAWKSKMGIASGNSLVTYAGNMGVKQGLPVILEAAKLLRDKPITFAIAGNGVEVDRLAKLKMDNSLNNVMLLDVLSEDEHTQFLQDSDICLIPQKKGAATAFLPSKLLKMLALGRPILAITQNEGALSSALAEGNFGVRVEPDDEKVLAEALENLLADRSKRSAMSEKARIYVKQFSKEEVLRKFRQKLQELVGDKS, encoded by the coding sequence ATGAAAATAAATCTGTGGGGTATTAACTACGCACCAGAATTAACAGGGATTGGTGTCTATAACACCGGTTTGGCTGAGTATTTGGCTGGACAAGGCGACCAAGTGACGATGGTCACCGGCTTTCCCTATTATCCCCAGTGGAGACATCTTGAAAAGGATAAGCCGTTTTATCGCAAGGAAGTGATTAATGGTGTCGAAGTATGCCGTTGCGCCTTGTACGTGCCTGAGAAACCGACGCCCTTTTTGAGAATTTTGCACGAAGCGTCTTTTGTGTTCTCATCCTTTTTTCGCCAACTTACGCTTCCGTCCGCCGATATATATGTCGTTGTTTCACCACCATTGCTGCTTGGATTTGCGGCCTGGCTTATTTGTCTAATTAAGGGCAGGCAATTTGTTTTCCATGTGCAGGACTTGCAACCGGACGCGGCAGCCGGACTCTTGATGCTCAAGCAAGGTTTTTTTCTAAGAGCGCTATATGCCTTGGAAAAATTTGCCTATAAAAAAGCAAGAGTAGTTTCGGCAATCAGCGAGCAAATGTGCGATTTGATTTCGCTGAAGGGTATAAGCAAAGCGAAAATTGTTTTGTTTCCTAACTGGGTCGATTGTGACTATACTGGTTTTGAATCTGGTGCCTGGAAGTCTAAGATGGGAATCGCTTCAGGCAATAGTCTTGTAACTTACGCCGGTAACATGGGTGTAAAACAGGGACTACCGGTCATTCTTGAAGCAGCTAAATTGCTGAGAGACAAACCAATTACTTTTGCTATAGCAGGCAATGGAGTGGAAGTAGACAGGCTCGCCAAGTTGAAGATGGATAACTCGCTTAATAATGTGATGTTGCTTGATGTGTTGTCGGAAGATGAGCATACGCAATTTTTGCAGGATAGTGACATTTGTTTGATACCGCAGAAGAAGGGTGCAGCAACTGCGTTTTTGCCGAGCAAGTTGTTGAAGATGTTGGCACTAGGCAGACCAATACTTGCTATTACGCAAAATGAGGGCGCATTGTCTTCGGCTTTGGCAGAAGGTAATTTCGGCGTGCGTGTAGAGCCTGATGATGAAAAGGTTCTTGCTGAGGCCTTGGAGAATTTACTGGCGGATAGAAGCAAGCGCAGTGCAATGAGCGAAAAGGCAAGGATCTATGTAAAGCAATTTTCCAAGGAAGAAGTTTTGCGAAAGTTTCGCCAAAAGCTTCAGGAACTAGTTGGAGATAAATCGTGA
- a CDS encoding Gfo/Idh/MocA family oxidoreductase: MKPVNVALVGCGAVAEHYYAPALKKLSASGTVSVKAVCDSSKVRAEKLSLQFPGSAVDEIAQFKDIDLAIIATPVAFHAEQTIEALTRGSSVLCEKPMAQTSIQCQAMLEAAGNKLLAVGHFRRQFPAALAIKEILTRELLGKAISFNFSEGSPFQWPAATGSLFNKKEAGGGVLMDLGVHLLDLALWFFGDVESSQEYEDDAMGGVEANCRLQLKFRNGVSGKVRLSRDWFLDNKYAIDCEKGSVTWGITQATKIEVVSSDASAMKAIDELRNRVCLPSIDQPDHLRAFFNQLHAVVESVAENRVCETVVTGAEAMKAMRLIEACYEKAQLMPMPWLNEIELKRAQLLKGVG; the protein is encoded by the coding sequence ATGAAGCCTGTAAATGTGGCGCTCGTTGGGTGTGGTGCGGTGGCTGAGCATTATTACGCTCCGGCATTAAAGAAGCTGAGTGCTTCGGGTACTGTGTCAGTAAAAGCGGTATGTGATTCGTCAAAGGTTCGAGCGGAAAAATTGTCGCTGCAGTTTCCGGGATCAGCAGTTGACGAAATTGCTCAATTCAAAGATATAGACCTTGCGATAATTGCAACACCGGTTGCTTTTCATGCCGAACAGACTATCGAAGCTTTAACGCGAGGCTCATCGGTTTTGTGTGAGAAGCCTATGGCGCAGACCTCCATTCAGTGTCAGGCAATGCTCGAAGCGGCAGGCAACAAATTGTTGGCCGTTGGACACTTTCGTCGTCAATTTCCAGCAGCTTTAGCTATCAAAGAAATTCTTACACGGGAGCTTTTAGGTAAAGCGATAAGCTTTAATTTCAGTGAGGGCAGTCCATTTCAATGGCCGGCTGCAACAGGTTCCTTGTTTAACAAAAAAGAAGCCGGCGGCGGGGTCTTGATGGATCTTGGTGTGCATCTTTTGGATTTAGCCTTGTGGTTTTTTGGAGATGTGGAAAGCAGCCAAGAGTACGAGGATGACGCTATGGGAGGAGTTGAAGCAAACTGCCGATTGCAGTTGAAATTCAGGAATGGTGTTAGTGGAAAAGTACGTTTGAGTCGTGATTGGTTTTTAGACAACAAATACGCAATTGATTGTGAAAAGGGATCTGTCACTTGGGGTATTACCCAAGCAACTAAAATCGAAGTTGTTTCGAGCGATGCAAGCGCTATGAAGGCGATTGATGAATTAAGAAACAGAGTATGCCTTCCGAGCATTGATCAACCGGATCATTTGCGGGCTTTTTTCAATCAGCTGCATGCGGTTGTTGAGTCCGTTGCTGAAAACCGTGTTTGTGAGACTGTAGTAACTGGTGCTGAAGCCATGAAAGCTATGCGGCTCATTGAGGCGTGTTATGAAAAGGCTCAGTTGATGCCAATGCCCTGGCTCAATGAAATTGAATTGAAAAGAGCACAACTTCTAAAAGGAGTTGGCTAG
- a CDS encoding glycosyltransferase family 4 protein: MIVVSHPTGNAFLRAVLQGLEEANQLAEFHTTLAFEDSDFLLELLPKSIVDELLRRQFHIDREKVFMHPTKEILRLLAPRLGISSLVKHETGFASTDAVYRDLDRLVAERLRKIARSGMVTGVYAYEDAALQTFRAAHELGIKCFYDLPIAYWQTVQTLLKEEAQRWPQWEPTLGGTRDSNEKLERKTEEAMLADAIICPSKFVLDSLPENFRGNKTCVVAEFGTPEIEVQERGDRTGEKLRVLFAGSMGQRKGLADLFQAMKLLRRSDVELVVMGSPIAGLDFYKGEYADFTYEPTRPHHEVLRLMQTCDVFVLPSIVEGRALVQQEAMLCGLPLIVTPNAGGDDLIEEGKTGFLVPIRNPEAIAEKINWCADNKSQLTEMGKLARAKAKSLTWDRYRQLVLQAIVPLAKGGEQ, translated from the coding sequence GTGATTGTTGTAAGTCATCCAACTGGAAACGCTTTCTTGCGCGCTGTGCTTCAAGGGCTTGAGGAAGCTAATCAGCTTGCTGAGTTTCACACTACTCTGGCTTTTGAAGATTCTGATTTCTTACTAGAGCTATTACCGAAAAGTATTGTTGATGAGTTGTTGAGACGACAATTCCATATCGACCGAGAAAAGGTGTTTATGCACCCGACGAAGGAGATATTGAGACTCCTTGCACCAAGACTTGGCATTTCTTCTCTAGTCAAACATGAAACTGGTTTCGCTTCAACGGATGCTGTTTATCGAGATCTTGATCGCCTGGTTGCCGAAAGGCTAAGGAAAATCGCTAGAAGCGGCATGGTTACTGGGGTGTACGCATATGAAGATGCGGCATTGCAGACGTTTCGGGCAGCTCATGAATTGGGTATCAAGTGCTTTTATGATTTGCCGATTGCCTATTGGCAAACAGTGCAGACATTGTTGAAGGAAGAAGCTCAACGTTGGCCTCAATGGGAACCTACACTCGGCGGCACAAGAGATTCTAATGAAAAATTGGAACGGAAGACAGAAGAAGCTATGCTGGCAGATGCAATTATCTGTCCAAGCAAATTCGTTCTTGATTCATTGCCGGAAAACTTTAGAGGGAATAAGACATGCGTCGTAGCTGAATTTGGTACGCCGGAGATCGAAGTGCAGGAACGCGGAGACCGCACTGGTGAAAAATTGCGTGTTCTGTTTGCCGGTAGCATGGGACAAAGGAAGGGGCTGGCGGATTTGTTTCAGGCGATGAAATTGTTAAGACGATCCGATGTTGAACTCGTCGTGATGGGATCACCTATTGCCGGCTTGGACTTTTACAAGGGCGAATATGCCGATTTTACTTATGAGCCGACAAGACCTCATCATGAAGTCTTGCGCCTGATGCAGACATGTGATGTTTTTGTACTGCCTTCAATTGTGGAAGGGCGCGCTCTTGTTCAACAAGAAGCAATGCTTTGTGGCTTGCCTCTTATTGTTACCCCGAATGCCGGTGGGGACGACTTGATTGAAGAGGGGAAAACAGGATTTTTAGTTCCTATTCGCAATCCGGAAGCAATCGCTGAAAAGATAAACTGGTGTGCTGACAATAAGTCTCAATTGACGGAAATGGGTAAACTAGCAAGAGCCAAAGCTAAGTCATTAACCTGGGATCGTTATCGCCAACTTGTCCTTCAAGCTATTGTGCCGCTAGCTAAAGGCGGTGAACAATGA
- a CDS encoding NAD(P)-dependent oxidoreductase, producing the protein MDKLAILGANGFIGTQAVEFFYLQNLFEVVPIVRSYGSLARVSRFDLAGKIADAADTEALVEAFKGSRFVLHAALGDAQAMISSADAVYSAAEKAGVEKIVYLSSFAVHGLNPAAGTSEEDKLSKKQRFVYSNAKVATETKLLKRRDKGSVEIVIFRPGIVYGPRSWRWTAGLANELLAGTAYLVNNGNGICNTIYVDNLLESIRLAFGSKSADRQAFLVGDDETVTWLKYYEQMAYALKINPASIYRMSDDEVNACMKPSREDFFNHLRALPVTQSILPFVSGGLKAAIKKMVFAQDASVVSSTNTEQLVNKPRPSAEMVALQLCTYKVPHKKAEQVLGYKPLVSFDEGMRRSIAWLDFAGYPVG; encoded by the coding sequence GTGGACAAACTGGCAATATTGGGGGCAAATGGATTCATCGGCACGCAAGCTGTTGAGTTCTTTTATTTGCAGAATCTTTTCGAAGTCGTGCCAATTGTTAGAAGCTATGGGAGTCTAGCTCGAGTGTCTCGCTTTGATCTTGCGGGCAAAATTGCTGATGCGGCTGACACAGAGGCATTGGTGGAAGCGTTCAAAGGCAGCAGGTTTGTTCTGCATGCAGCACTCGGCGATGCTCAAGCAATGATTAGTTCGGCTGATGCGGTTTATAGTGCGGCAGAAAAGGCAGGCGTTGAGAAAATAGTCTATTTAAGCAGCTTTGCCGTTCACGGCTTGAATCCTGCTGCCGGTACAAGCGAAGAAGACAAACTGAGTAAGAAACAGAGATTTGTTTATTCAAATGCCAAAGTCGCAACAGAGACAAAGCTTTTAAAACGCAGAGACAAAGGCTCAGTTGAAATAGTGATATTTCGCCCAGGCATAGTTTACGGACCAAGGTCTTGGCGTTGGACTGCCGGGTTAGCCAATGAATTGTTGGCTGGTACAGCCTATCTAGTGAACAATGGAAATGGTATTTGCAACACAATTTATGTGGACAATCTATTGGAGTCAATCAGGCTGGCATTTGGGAGTAAATCTGCAGACAGGCAAGCATTTTTAGTGGGTGATGATGAGACCGTCACTTGGCTTAAATACTATGAGCAAATGGCATATGCCTTAAAAATAAATCCTGCAAGCATCTACCGAATGAGCGATGACGAAGTGAATGCCTGTATGAAACCTTCAAGGGAGGATTTCTTTAATCATTTACGCGCGTTGCCTGTCACACAAAGCATTCTCCCGTTTGTTTCAGGTGGGCTGAAAGCCGCAATTAAGAAAATGGTTTTTGCGCAAGATGCTTCTGTAGTGAGTTCGACTAACACAGAACAGCTCGTTAACAAGCCACGCCCTAGTGCTGAAATGGTTGCCCTGCAATTGTGTACTTACAAGGTGCCACATAAGAAAGCCGAGCAGGTTCTTGGTTATAAGCCACTTGTTAGTTTTGACGAAGGCATGCGCCGGTCGATAGCCTGGCTGGATTTTGCCGGTTATCCGGTAGGGTAG
- a CDS encoding glycosyltransferase, whose amino-acid sequence MFDPAKWAVVGHKDDSGFGRQMADVQSVLGIGYYLAIPSERLFDHPLSGDFERLLDPNFSDAQLREAYAGLQGIIFPERHGWHRNMLAVAKESGLKTVCIPNWEWFRGTDAEWQLCDLFVCQSHFTDKIVASYGFNNRIYIPVAIDIGRFPKRMIQGKARQFVHNAGLVDPQDRKGTRDTILAFKKVKRADISLLVRMQKEIELPELDSRIKVQVGNLDNPAQLYASGDVAIQPSKMEGNGFMVLEPLVTGMPVITTDYPPMNEYVTTKELLVRKQWFKRRAYSTEWVKHAHLRLPDINDLAAKINWCADNDLGSISETNRRDSEVIFAKESLRSKWYAALEGLVNGSP is encoded by the coding sequence ATGTTTGATCCGGCAAAGTGGGCAGTAGTAGGGCATAAGGACGATTCCGGCTTTGGCCGGCAAATGGCCGACGTGCAGTCTGTGTTGGGTATTGGCTATTACCTGGCAATTCCTTCCGAGCGATTGTTTGATCACCCATTGTCCGGTGATTTCGAGAGACTTTTGGATCCGAACTTTAGTGATGCTCAACTTAGAGAAGCATATGCCGGCTTGCAAGGAATAATATTTCCCGAACGACATGGCTGGCACCGAAACATGTTAGCTGTCGCAAAAGAATCAGGATTGAAGACCGTCTGCATTCCCAATTGGGAATGGTTTCGCGGGACTGATGCCGAATGGCAGCTTTGTGATTTATTTGTTTGCCAATCGCATTTTACCGACAAGATAGTGGCAAGTTATGGTTTCAATAATCGTATATATATTCCTGTAGCGATTGATATTGGACGGTTTCCAAAACGGATGATTCAAGGCAAAGCCCGACAATTTGTACATAATGCAGGACTGGTTGATCCGCAAGATAGAAAAGGCACGCGTGATACCATCCTTGCCTTTAAGAAAGTGAAAAGAGCCGACATATCCTTACTTGTGCGTATGCAAAAGGAAATCGAGCTGCCTGAATTGGATTCGCGCATCAAAGTCCAGGTTGGCAATCTCGATAACCCGGCGCAATTGTACGCAAGTGGTGATGTGGCTATACAACCGTCCAAAATGGAAGGCAATGGTTTTATGGTGCTGGAGCCATTGGTTACTGGAATGCCTGTTATTACAACCGATTACCCTCCAATGAATGAATATGTGACGACGAAGGAACTATTAGTTAGAAAGCAGTGGTTCAAAAGGCGAGCGTACTCAACAGAGTGGGTCAAGCACGCACATTTACGTTTGCCTGATATCAATGATTTGGCGGCGAAAATTAATTGGTGTGCGGACAATGATCTCGGTTCTATTTCAGAGACGAATAGACGAGATTCAGAGGTCATTTTCGCTAAGGAAAGTCTACGTAGTAAATGGTACGCAGCTTTGGAGGGACTTGTGAATGGCAGTCCCTGA